Proteins from a genomic interval of Anaerobaca lacustris:
- a CDS encoding polyphosphate polymerase domain-containing protein yields MTTSQTTGTGDCVAESAAAGKDRPALNATKSGDRMLACRFELKYLIMEATAAAIEKYIRPFLEYDRYSKLQRGGMYPIVSLYCDSQDMQLCRETLTGVKNRFKLRIRSYTDEPEYPRFFEIKRRINQVIVKSRARVMDEDVAPLLAGRQLPPRGYTTDEAALNQFQLYAASIHAGPRVLIRYMRQAFENTTENRVRVTFDRDLCYKVTDKPIVRLGGSGWQRNVLTEGYVILEIKFTGTFPTWLSRMAALFGLRARSVSKFATSIEQACALGYCAPVLRNGWYG; encoded by the coding sequence ATGACGACGAGCCAGACAACCGGAACGGGTGACTGCGTTGCCGAATCGGCGGCCGCGGGGAAGGACCGTCCGGCCCTGAACGCGACGAAGAGCGGCGACCGGATGCTGGCGTGCCGCTTCGAGTTGAAGTATCTCATCATGGAGGCCACCGCGGCGGCGATCGAGAAGTACATTCGACCGTTTCTCGAATACGACCGGTACTCCAAGCTTCAGCGGGGCGGGATGTATCCGATCGTCAGTCTGTATTGCGATTCCCAGGACATGCAGCTCTGTCGCGAGACGCTGACCGGTGTGAAAAACCGTTTCAAACTGCGGATTCGCAGCTACACCGATGAGCCGGAGTACCCGCGGTTTTTCGAGATCAAGAGGCGGATCAATCAGGTCATCGTCAAGAGTCGGGCCCGTGTGATGGATGAGGACGTCGCGCCGCTGCTGGCGGGACGACAGTTGCCGCCACGCGGCTATACGACGGATGAGGCGGCGCTGAATCAATTCCAGCTCTACGCGGCCAGCATCCACGCCGGACCGCGCGTCCTCATTCGATACATGCGCCAGGCCTTCGAGAACACCACCGAGAATCGGGTGAGAGTGACCTTCGACCGGGATCTCTGCTACAAGGTCACCGACAAGCCGATCGTGCGCCTGGGCGGATCGGGCTGGCAGCGGAACGTCCTGACCGAGGGCTATGTGATACTGGAAATCAAATTCACGGGGACCTTTCCCACATGGCTGAGCCGAATGGCGGCGCTGTTCGGTCTCAGGGCCCGGTCGGTGTCGAAGTTCGCCACGTCGATCGAGCAGGCCTGTGCGTTGGGGTATTGCGCCCCCGTCTTGAGGAACGGGTGGTATGGATAA
- a CDS encoding DUF4956 domain-containing protein has protein sequence MDKLWQLMEETPMGGPFNPQSILLSLLLAFVLGQVIAWVYYITHSGLSYSRSYVQSLIIITVVISMVMAVIGNNIITAVGLMGALAIIRFRNIIKDTRDISFIFCSLVVGMAAGSHRYATAIIGTIILCLIILYLYMTDFGAHEPHNGFLRFSLRGSIGPDHPITMVLRRFCGNYTLISVQDTGFGGPADYAYQLMIRNAARNEELIAELERVEGVENISLTMQEKLLEV, from the coding sequence ATGGATAAGCTCTGGCAACTGATGGAAGAGACGCCGATGGGGGGGCCGTTCAATCCGCAGAGCATTCTGCTGAGCCTCCTGCTGGCGTTCGTGTTGGGGCAGGTGATTGCGTGGGTTTACTACATCACGCACAGCGGTCTGTCCTACTCTCGTTCGTACGTGCAGTCGCTGATCATCATCACGGTTGTGATTTCCATGGTGATGGCCGTGATCGGCAACAACATCATCACGGCCGTCGGCCTGATGGGCGCGCTGGCCATCATTCGTTTCCGCAACATCATCAAGGACACGCGCGACATCTCCTTTATCTTCTGCTCGCTGGTGGTGGGCATGGCGGCCGGTTCGCACCGGTACGCGACGGCCATCATCGGGACAATCATCTTATGCCTGATTATCCTCTATCTGTATATGACGGATTTCGGCGCGCATGAACCGCACAACGGGTTCCTCCGGTTCAGCCTGCGTGGTTCCATCGGGCCGGACCACCCGATCACGATGGTCCTGCGGCGGTTCTGCGGGAACTACACCCTGATCTCCGTCCAGGACACCGGCTTCGGTGGCCCTGCCGACTATGCATACCAACTGATGATCCGCAACGCCGCTCGAAACGAGGAGCTGATCGCCGAGCTCGAACGCGTCGAGGGCGTCGAGAACATCAGTCTCACCATGCAGGAAAAGCTGCTTGAGGTATAA
- a CDS encoding HlyD family secretion protein translates to MSRKRPGNNHIVKRYYLRHLVPVAVWLVAVSAVAWLFYQRAERFEIVGIAQGQVRQVATSSTGRIRSVSVNLFDAVHAGQTLAVVDTLLDNEQTLEADLKAQLRVAAAEAARLASLLIPTQEQLQADTAGMRISQADNERRFAVDVEAARLRILELQATLASDRVTLDDLGVEVAILEDLLGKEAIAPYEVERARVQYKSLDHKVKENEQQLAQTREDLRTAEQRRNQFAQQHLPELSIDHALEAIRKEITVQEERIKGLLAQLVALDARKNVELKSPIDGVVIAVRGRANEVLLQRPGEHMVRRAGEVVAAGDPILAVAEEEPTEIVAYVSENQLKLLRDQMTVKLVKTREPAQIAQSRVLRVGPAIELMPQRLWLNPNVPQWGRPVLIDIPPGMSVVSGEIVGIQDL, encoded by the coding sequence ATGAGCAGGAAACGCCCCGGAAACAATCATATAGTCAAGCGGTATTACCTGCGTCACCTGGTGCCGGTGGCGGTGTGGCTGGTGGCGGTCTCGGCCGTGGCCTGGCTGTTCTATCAGCGGGCCGAACGGTTCGAAATCGTGGGGATCGCGCAAGGGCAGGTTCGCCAGGTCGCGACGAGCAGCACGGGACGGATTCGCAGTGTTTCGGTCAATCTGTTCGACGCCGTCCACGCCGGCCAGACGCTGGCGGTCGTGGACACGCTGCTGGACAACGAGCAGACGTTGGAGGCCGACCTCAAGGCCCAACTGAGGGTGGCGGCGGCCGAGGCGGCGCGCCTGGCCTCGCTGCTGATTCCCACGCAGGAGCAGTTGCAGGCCGACACGGCCGGCATGAGGATCAGCCAGGCCGACAACGAGCGGCGGTTTGCCGTGGACGTCGAGGCCGCCCGGCTCCGCATCCTGGAGTTGCAGGCGACCCTGGCCTCCGACCGGGTCACTCTGGACGACCTGGGCGTGGAAGTGGCCATCCTCGAGGACCTGCTGGGCAAGGAGGCGATCGCTCCTTACGAGGTGGAGCGGGCCAGAGTCCAGTACAAGAGTCTGGACCACAAGGTGAAGGAGAACGAGCAGCAGTTGGCGCAGACGCGGGAAGACCTGCGGACGGCGGAGCAGAGGCGGAACCAGTTCGCGCAACAGCACCTCCCGGAACTGTCCATCGATCACGCACTGGAAGCGATCCGAAAGGAAATCACGGTTCAGGAAGAGCGGATCAAGGGGCTGTTGGCCCAACTGGTGGCGCTGGATGCGCGCAAGAATGTGGAACTGAAATCGCCGATCGACGGCGTGGTGATCGCCGTCCGCGGACGGGCCAATGAGGTGCTCCTGCAGCGGCCGGGCGAGCACATGGTGCGACGGGCCGGCGAGGTTGTGGCGGCCGGCGATCCGATCCTCGCCGTGGCCGAAGAGGAGCCGACCGAAATCGTCGCCTACGTCAGTGAGAACCAGTTGAAGCTTCTCCGGGACCAGATGACGGTGAAACTCGTCAAGACGCGGGAGCCGGCCCAGATCGCGCAGTCGCGGGTATTGCGAGTCGGTCCGGCCATCGAGCTGATGCCGCAGCGATTGTGGTTGAATCCTAACGTTCCCCAGTGGGGCCGGCCGGTGCTGATCGACATCCCTCCGGGCATGTCCGTCGTCTCCGGGGAGATCGTCGGCATACAAGATCTATGA
- a CDS encoding TolC family protein has protein sequence MTVFRDRCWMVRSIPCLMFVVLLVGCGPKNYKQDADERVYSILDRQWEPEFGTQANYRVGDVERSPVDVQADKRISSSGVLTLPEAVAIATAHNREYQTQKELLYTSALDQRLVRHQFETSLFGGAGLFYSGDGTDEAVELSANVGFNRLLTTGTQITAALATAWTEVLLGPRETGLSSIFAASVTHPLLRGSDPAIVLEGLTQAKRDTLYQIRAFNRFRKTFVVWVVTQYFEALELQGRVRNAEAQVAALERLRDQARNLASVGRLPVIEVDRLQEEVLLMREVQIVAQQEYERFLDQFKIALGMAPTEDFRLDAEAMRSLAESGLAEPTFAEREAIDTALYHRLDVANAADAVLDAQRHVHVAADRLRADLRLGGTVALDTDGGKRGTAGAVLDLPLDRVAEQTAYRKALIALNQRQRDYDLTADTVRLEVRQAHRKLREAAQRYRTLVEARDLAQSRVEKTYALLGYGRTSSRRVLSAQQDLHAVNNALADALTDYAVATLNFYRDTGVLQVRPDGMWEKGPHAIGIARQVSVAEDTATPQ, from the coding sequence ATGACTGTTTTTCGCGATCGCTGCTGGATGGTACGGAGCATTCCGTGCCTGATGTTTGTCGTCCTGCTGGTCGGGTGTGGGCCGAAGAACTACAAGCAGGATGCGGACGAGCGGGTCTACTCCATCCTCGACAGGCAGTGGGAGCCCGAATTCGGGACCCAGGCCAATTACCGGGTCGGTGACGTGGAGCGGTCGCCGGTGGATGTTCAGGCGGACAAGAGGATATCGAGTTCCGGCGTCCTGACGCTGCCCGAGGCCGTGGCCATCGCGACGGCGCACAATCGTGAATACCAGACGCAGAAGGAGCTGCTGTACACCAGCGCGCTGGACCAGCGGCTGGTCCGGCATCAGTTCGAGACCTCCCTGTTCGGAGGCGCAGGTCTGTTCTATTCGGGCGATGGGACCGACGAGGCCGTCGAATTGTCGGCCAACGTCGGGTTCAATCGGCTCCTGACGACGGGAACGCAGATCACCGCCGCCTTGGCGACCGCCTGGACAGAGGTCCTGCTGGGACCGCGCGAGACGGGGCTGTCTTCCATCTTCGCCGCGTCGGTGACGCATCCGTTGCTGCGAGGCAGCGACCCGGCCATCGTTCTGGAGGGGCTCACGCAGGCCAAGCGGGATACGCTCTACCAGATTCGCGCCTTCAACCGGTTCCGCAAAACGTTCGTCGTCTGGGTCGTGACACAGTACTTCGAGGCGCTGGAATTGCAGGGGCGGGTTCGGAACGCCGAAGCGCAGGTGGCCGCGCTGGAGAGGCTGCGCGATCAGGCGCGAAACCTGGCGTCGGTGGGGCGTCTGCCCGTGATCGAAGTGGACCGTCTCCAGGAAGAGGTGCTGCTGATGCGCGAGGTGCAGATCGTGGCGCAGCAGGAGTATGAACGGTTTCTCGATCAGTTCAAGATCGCCCTGGGAATGGCGCCGACAGAGGATTTCCGCCTGGACGCTGAAGCGATGCGCTCGCTGGCCGAATCCGGGCTGGCCGAGCCGACGTTCGCCGAGCGTGAGGCCATCGACACCGCCCTGTATCACCGTTTGGACGTGGCCAACGCCGCAGATGCGGTCCTCGATGCGCAGCGGCACGTTCACGTGGCGGCCGATCGCTTGCGGGCGGACCTGAGGCTCGGCGGTACCGTCGCGCTGGACACCGATGGGGGCAAACGCGGCACGGCCGGAGCGGTGCTCGATCTGCCTCTGGATCGCGTCGCTGAGCAGACGGCCTACCGCAAGGCTTTGATCGCCCTGAACCAGCGGCAGCGGGATTACGATCTGACGGCTGACACGGTGCGGCTGGAGGTGCGCCAAGCCCACCGCAAGCTCCGTGAAGCGGCCCAGCGGTATCGTACGCTCGTCGAAGCGCGCGATCTGGCGCAGTCCCGCGTGGAGAAGACCTACGCGTTGCTCGGCTATGGGCGAACGAGCAGCCGTCGCGTGCTCAGTGCCCAGCAGGATTTGCACGCCGTGAACAACGCCCTCGCCGACGCGTTGACGGATTACGCGGTTGCTACCTTGAATTTCTATCGGGATACCGGCGTGCTGCAGGTCCGGCCGGACGGCATGTGGGAAAAAGGCCCGCACGCGATCGGTATCGCCCGGCAGGTTTCCGTCGCCGAGGATACGGCAACACCACAATAG
- the leuS gene encoding leucine--tRNA ligase has product MGMTEGTYDFGRIERKWQAYWEEHKCFRATDCDVSKPKYYVLDMFPYPSGQGLHVGHPEGYTATDIVARYKRMKGFNVLHPFGWDAFGLPAEQHAIATGTHPEETTNKNIANMKRQTKALGFSYDWDREVATTDPEYYQWTQWIVLKLFNSYFDEELQKARPIEELPVPDGLSDQDRRRYIDDRRLAYQSSVPVNWCPALGTVLANEEVVGGVSERGGHPVIRKPMRQWMLRITKYAERLLDDLKEVDWSESIKKLQVDWIGRSVGAEVCFRIDGYEDNIWVFTTRPDTLFGATYMVMAPEHPLVGTIVTEAQKQAVEAYCEAAARKSDLDRTDLAKDKTGVFTGAHAINPVNNERIPIWISDYVLISYGTGAIMAVPAHDDRDFEFATKFELPIVQVVQPPSTEDAERVARGELCFTGDGTAIHSGPFDGLATPEFKEAITAWLAERGLGKKAINYKLRDWLFSRQRYWGEPFPIVHLADGTVTGISESELPLRLPDLDDYKPLGTAEPPLAKATDWVNVTLPDGSTARRETNTMPQWAGSCWYYLRYLDPRNSERGWDPEKEKYWMPVDLYVGGAEHAVLHLLYSRFWHKFLYDLGYVSTKEPFKKLVNQGMILGEDGQKMSKSRGNVVNPDQVVTDYGADSMRLYEMFMGPLEAMKPWSMNGVQGVHRFLQKTWRLIVDEETGRLSSCIQDAPADEETLRLLHQTIKKVGDDVESFGFNTAISAMMILVNHLGRLQVRPKSVLESLVLVLAPFAPHVAEELWQRLGHANSLAHEPWPSYDTGLIQEKQIELAVQVNGKIKDRIVVAAEADEDAIKAEALRCDKVVEALAGKTPRKVIVIKSRLVNVVV; this is encoded by the coding sequence ATGGGTATGACGGAAGGCACGTACGATTTCGGGCGGATCGAACGGAAGTGGCAGGCGTATTGGGAAGAGCACAAGTGCTTCAGGGCGACGGATTGTGATGTGTCGAAGCCGAAGTACTACGTTCTGGACATGTTCCCGTATCCGAGCGGCCAGGGGCTGCACGTGGGCCACCCGGAAGGTTACACCGCCACGGATATCGTGGCCCGCTACAAGCGGATGAAGGGCTTCAACGTCCTGCACCCGTTCGGCTGGGACGCCTTCGGCCTGCCCGCCGAGCAGCACGCGATCGCCACGGGGACCCATCCGGAGGAGACCACCAACAAGAACATCGCCAATATGAAGCGGCAGACCAAGGCGCTCGGCTTCAGCTACGACTGGGACCGCGAGGTCGCCACGACCGATCCGGAGTACTACCAGTGGACCCAGTGGATCGTTCTGAAGCTGTTCAACAGCTATTTCGACGAGGAACTCCAGAAGGCCCGGCCGATCGAGGAATTGCCGGTGCCCGACGGGCTCAGCGACCAGGACAGACGCCGCTATATCGACGACCGCCGGCTGGCGTACCAGTCGAGCGTTCCCGTGAACTGGTGTCCGGCGCTGGGGACGGTCCTGGCCAACGAGGAGGTGGTCGGCGGCGTCAGCGAGCGGGGGGGCCACCCGGTGATTCGCAAGCCGATGCGGCAATGGATGCTCCGCATCACCAAGTACGCCGAACGACTGCTCGACGATCTGAAAGAGGTCGATTGGTCCGAATCGATCAAGAAGCTCCAGGTCGACTGGATCGGCCGCAGCGTCGGGGCCGAGGTCTGCTTCAGGATCGACGGATACGAGGACAACATCTGGGTCTTCACGACCCGCCCGGATACACTCTTCGGCGCCACCTACATGGTCATGGCGCCGGAGCATCCGCTGGTCGGGACCATCGTTACGGAGGCGCAGAAGCAGGCGGTTGAGGCCTACTGTGAAGCGGCCGCCCGCAAGAGCGATCTCGACCGGACCGACCTGGCCAAAGATAAGACCGGCGTCTTCACCGGCGCCCATGCGATCAATCCGGTCAACAACGAGCGAATTCCGATCTGGATCAGCGACTACGTGCTGATCAGCTACGGGACCGGTGCGATCATGGCGGTGCCGGCGCATGACGACCGCGACTTCGAGTTCGCCACGAAGTTCGAGTTGCCGATTGTCCAGGTGGTGCAGCCGCCCAGTACCGAGGATGCCGAGCGGGTGGCGCGGGGCGAGCTGTGTTTCACGGGCGACGGCACGGCGATCCACAGCGGGCCGTTCGATGGCTTGGCGACGCCGGAATTCAAGGAGGCGATCACCGCCTGGCTGGCCGAGCGCGGTCTGGGCAAGAAGGCGATCAACTACAAGCTGCGCGACTGGTTGTTCAGCCGGCAGCGATACTGGGGCGAGCCGTTCCCGATCGTGCATCTGGCGGACGGGACCGTGACGGGCATTTCGGAAAGCGAACTGCCGCTGCGTCTACCCGATCTCGATGACTACAAGCCGCTGGGGACGGCCGAGCCGCCGCTGGCCAAGGCGACCGACTGGGTCAATGTCACGCTGCCCGACGGCAGCACCGCCCGGCGGGAGACGAACACGATGCCCCAGTGGGCCGGAAGCTGCTGGTACTATCTGCGCTATCTCGATCCGCGCAACTCCGAACGGGGCTGGGACCCGGAAAAAGAGAAGTACTGGATGCCCGTCGATCTGTACGTCGGCGGCGCCGAGCACGCCGTGCTGCATTTGCTCTACTCGCGGTTCTGGCACAAGTTCCTGTACGATCTCGGCTACGTCAGCACGAAGGAGCCCTTCAAGAAGCTCGTCAACCAGGGGATGATCCTCGGCGAAGACGGGCAGAAGATGAGCAAATCGCGCGGCAACGTGGTGAACCCCGACCAGGTCGTGACGGACTACGGCGCCGACTCGATGCGGCTGTACGAGATGTTCATGGGCCCGCTGGAGGCGATGAAGCCCTGGAGCATGAACGGGGTGCAGGGCGTGCATCGGTTCCTCCAGAAGACGTGGCGGCTGATCGTCGATGAAGAGACGGGCCGGCTCTCGTCCTGCATCCAGGACGCGCCAGCCGACGAAGAGACGCTGCGTCTGCTGCATCAGACCATCAAGAAGGTCGGCGATGACGTCGAGTCGTTCGGCTTCAACACAGCCATCAGCGCGATGATGATCCTCGTCAATCACCTCGGTCGCCTGCAGGTGCGGCCGAAGTCGGTATTGGAATCCCTCGTGCTGGTCCTGGCGCCCTTCGCCCCGCACGTCGCGGAGGAACTTTGGCAGCGGCTGGGCCATGCGAACAGCCTGGCCCACGAGCCCTGGCCGTCATATGACACCGGGCTCATCCAGGAAAAACAGATCGAGCTGGCCGTCCAGGTCAACGGCAAGATCAAGGACCGCATCGTCGTGGCCGCCGAAGCAGACGAGGACGCTATCAAGGCCGAGGCCCTCCGGTGCGACAAGGTCGTCGAGGCCCTGGCGGGCAAGACGCCGAGAAAGGTCATCGTCATCAAGTCGCGTCTGGTCAATGTCGTTGTGTGA
- the cyaB gene encoding class IV adenylate cyclase codes for MYLEIEAKLRVDSFEPVERRLVEQGASLVSETIQTDIYFDTAAADLTRTDQCLRLRVEAMHGQEYLALTYKGPKQADDFKRRKEVNLNVTDAAAAESLLEGLGYRRALAFNKQRREWKLNDCLVALDTLPLIGTFVEIEGVNSSIIRNVQEALGLTDAPHVMDSYASLIEAALSRLDSTRREVFL; via the coding sequence ATGTATCTGGAGATCGAAGCGAAACTCAGAGTGGATTCGTTCGAACCGGTGGAACGCCGGTTGGTCGAGCAGGGGGCTTCGCTTGTTTCGGAGACGATTCAAACCGATATCTATTTCGACACCGCCGCCGCCGATCTGACGCGGACCGATCAGTGTCTTCGTCTGCGGGTCGAGGCGATGCACGGGCAGGAATACCTCGCCCTGACGTACAAAGGCCCCAAGCAGGCCGACGACTTCAAGAGGCGCAAGGAGGTGAACCTCAACGTCACCGACGCCGCAGCGGCCGAATCCCTGTTGGAAGGGCTGGGATACCGGCGCGCCTTGGCCTTCAACAAGCAGCGTCGAGAGTGGAAGCTGAACGACTGTCTTGTCGCGCTGGATACGTTGCCGCTGATCGGCACGTTCGTGGAGATCGAAGGCGTCAACTCCTCGATCATCCGGAACGTGCAGGAGGCGCTGGGATTGACGGACGCCCCGCACGTCATGGACAGCTACGCCTCGCTGATCGAGGCGGCATTGTCCCGTCTCGATTCGACGCGGAGAGAGGTGTTCCTGTGA
- a CDS encoding diacylglycerol/lipid kinase family protein, producing the protein MKPSDGYIKYIVNLKSGASSGKYACRRFCRYLTQHGYNVRVATTTSLEHACELSTDAAVDPGCALVVAAGGDGTVREVAHGLEGSAKPLLIVPCGTENLLANELGFDRWLETLVRTFEGGVTRPLDMGTVNGKCFTSIVGFGFDGDVVGMVHRRRTGHINHFDYVYPLWRTFWGHRFEPIAVAVDGREVFDGPGMVFVGNISRYAIGLQILHHADFSDGLLDVCIYRCAGRIRLVKHSVLTVLKHHANCRDVIYEQGKHITVRSPSGAIRTEMDGDPGPPLPVHIEVLPGAVQCMVPPGAKPAGIRTRIARSFR; encoded by the coding sequence ATGAAGCCATCCGACGGCTATATCAAGTACATCGTCAATCTGAAGTCGGGCGCCAGCAGCGGCAAGTACGCCTGCCGGCGCTTCTGTCGCTATCTGACTCAGCATGGCTACAACGTGCGCGTGGCTACGACGACGTCGCTCGAGCATGCATGCGAGCTCTCGACGGACGCGGCGGTCGATCCGGGCTGTGCCCTGGTTGTCGCGGCCGGCGGCGACGGGACGGTTCGGGAGGTGGCCCACGGCCTGGAAGGCAGCGCCAAGCCGCTGCTGATCGTGCCGTGCGGAACGGAGAACCTGTTGGCCAACGAACTGGGGTTCGATCGCTGGCTCGAGACGCTCGTTCGAACGTTCGAAGGCGGTGTCACGCGGCCGCTCGATATGGGCACCGTCAACGGCAAGTGCTTCACGTCCATCGTCGGCTTCGGGTTCGACGGGGACGTCGTCGGCATGGTCCATCGGCGTCGCACCGGGCACATCAACCATTTCGATTATGTCTATCCGCTCTGGAGGACGTTCTGGGGCCACCGCTTCGAGCCGATCGCGGTGGCCGTCGACGGACGCGAGGTCTTCGACGGTCCGGGCATGGTGTTCGTCGGCAACATCTCCCGCTACGCCATCGGGCTTCAGATTCTGCATCATGCCGATTTCAGCGACGGGCTGCTCGACGTCTGCATCTACCGCTGCGCCGGGCGAATCCGGTTGGTCAAGCACTCGGTCTTGACGGTTCTGAAACACCACGCGAATTGCCGCGACGTGATCTATGAGCAGGGCAAACACATCACCGTCCGCTCCCCTTCCGGTGCGATCCGCACCGAGATGGACGGCGATCCCGGCCCGCCGTTGCCGGTACACATCGAGGTGTTGCCCGGCGCGGTTCAATGCATGGTCCCGCCGGGCGCCAAACCCGCCGGCATTCGAACCCGGATCGCCCGGTCGTTCCGATGA
- the kdsA gene encoding 3-deoxy-8-phosphooctulonate synthase, with translation MKFDIGNVCVGLDEPLFVMAGPCVIESADGCLEIAERLVQIAQRTGVGMLFKASFDKANRSSISSFRGPGLEEGLRILERVRVETGLPVMTDVHEPGQAAPVGAVVDCVQVPAFLCRQTDLLCACAETGKPVNVKKGQFLSPEEMGNVVEKIRACKNDRILLTERGTFFGYNRLVNDMTAIEGMKRLGCPVVFDATHSTQQPGGLGTASGGRREMAPILARAAVAAGANGLFLEVHPNPEKAKSDAASVLPLDWLEELIAVCLSIHRTVRE, from the coding sequence ATGAAGTTTGACATAGGCAACGTGTGCGTCGGGCTGGATGAACCGCTGTTCGTGATGGCCGGTCCCTGTGTGATCGAGAGCGCCGACGGGTGCCTGGAGATCGCCGAGCGCCTCGTGCAAATCGCACAGCGAACGGGCGTGGGGATGCTGTTCAAAGCCAGCTTTGACAAGGCCAACCGCAGCAGCATATCCAGCTTCCGTGGACCGGGCCTGGAAGAGGGTCTGCGAATCCTGGAGCGGGTGCGTGTGGAGACCGGACTTCCGGTCATGACCGACGTGCATGAGCCAGGGCAGGCCGCGCCGGTGGGGGCCGTGGTGGACTGCGTCCAGGTCCCGGCGTTTCTGTGCCGACAGACCGATCTGCTCTGTGCCTGCGCCGAAACGGGCAAGCCCGTCAACGTCAAGAAAGGGCAGTTTCTCTCGCCCGAAGAGATGGGCAACGTCGTCGAAAAAATTCGTGCGTGCAAGAATGATCGAATTCTGCTGACCGAACGGGGAACGTTCTTCGGCTACAATCGGCTGGTCAACGACATGACCGCCATTGAGGGCATGAAGCGACTGGGCTGTCCGGTCGTTTTCGATGCGACGCACAGCACGCAACAGCCGGGCGGCCTCGGCACGGCCAGCGGTGGGCGGCGAGAGATGGCCCCCATCCTGGCTCGGGCGGCGGTGGCCGCCGGAGCCAACGGACTGTTTCTCGAAGTCCATCCCAACCCTGAAAAGGCCAAGTCGGATGCCGCATCGGTTCTCCCGCTGGATTGGCTGGAGGAACTGATCGCCGTCTGCCTGAGCATCCATAGGACCGTTCGTGAGTGA
- a CDS encoding radical SAM protein, which produces MSEPDANQVGYIYGPVPSRRLGRSLGIDVVPAKICTLDCVYCQIGRTTEKSTVRRPFFDVQEVLDELAGKLAGGVEADYITIGGSGEPTLNSQLGALIDGIRQITDIPVAIITNGTLLYRADVRADCAKADLVVPSLDAADAAAFDAVNRPASDISIEKLVSGLVRFRDEFDGQIWLEVFLIEGVNTAPEQIEALKRHIERIRPDRIQLNSAVRPAAEPGIEAIARQRLETIARQIGGKCEIVGAAPEARSDRHVQRTRADVLSMLKRRPCRIEDVCAGIGISRNEAVKHIAHLLDEKAIISEPQGGVTYYCTRPD; this is translated from the coding sequence GTGAGTGAACCAGACGCCAACCAGGTCGGTTACATCTACGGCCCCGTCCCCTCCCGCCGGCTGGGGCGCAGTCTCGGCATCGACGTCGTGCCCGCCAAGATCTGCACGCTCGATTGCGTGTATTGCCAGATCGGAAGGACCACCGAAAAAAGCACGGTCCGCCGCCCGTTTTTCGACGTGCAGGAGGTGCTCGACGAACTGGCCGGAAAATTGGCGGGGGGCGTCGAAGCCGATTACATCACGATCGGCGGATCGGGTGAACCCACACTCAATTCGCAGCTCGGGGCGCTGATCGATGGAATTCGTCAGATCACGGACATCCCCGTCGCCATCATCACAAATGGCACTCTTCTGTACCGGGCGGATGTGCGGGCCGATTGCGCCAAGGCGGATCTGGTCGTCCCGTCGCTCGATGCGGCTGATGCGGCGGCGTTCGATGCGGTGAACCGGCCGGCCTCGGATATCAGCATTGAAAAGCTGGTTTCCGGGCTCGTCCGGTTCCGTGACGAGTTCGACGGCCAAATCTGGCTGGAGGTCTTCTTGATTGAGGGCGTGAATACGGCCCCGGAGCAGATCGAGGCGCTGAAGCGACACATCGAGCGGATCCGGCCGGACCGAATCCAACTCAACAGTGCTGTCCGACCCGCTGCAGAGCCGGGAATCGAAGCGATCGCCCGCCAACGCCTCGAAACCATTGCCCGTCAGATCGGCGGCAAATGCGAGATCGTCGGGGCCGCACCCGAGGCTCGTTCCGACCGCCATGTGCAGCGGACACGGGCGGACGTTCTATCAATGCTGAAACGACGGCCCTGCCGTATTGAGGATGTTTGCGCCGGGATTGGGATCAGCCGCAACGAAGCCGTCAAACACATTGCCCATCTCCTCGACGAGAAGGCCATCATCTCCGAACCCCAGGGGGGGGTCACCTACTACTGCACCCGGCCGGATTGA